From the genome of Ancylothrix sp. D3o, one region includes:
- a CDS encoding non-ribosomal peptide synthetase produces the protein MLDGLIGQHEDFWVKKLATLQPLTIPYADPMVSHLEHKRYTSVKMSIAHEVTTFLEARQPEWNQGDFLFAAFATYLARIGGTGCFDIGFRDVEMQRELVGLEGLFASIVPCRVDIDDEQSFEEVFKSFRPQVELTKLHKTYARDVVARYPALRSLPELSREPMFPVVVERVEKLDDNQAGLGDELTLVIPSEGKECCWLYNAEALDGDSIARMLDQFATFLQGIVTDPERRVADLPLLSEPERHKILVEWNNTQADYPKDKCIHQLFEAQVERTPDAVAVVYEDKQLTYRELNARANQLAHYLQKLGVGPEVLVGIFVERSLEMMVGLLGILKAGGAYVPLDPAYPFERKAFMLSDSQVSVLLTQEKLRTGLPEQGAEAICLDTGWGVISQESEDNLNSGVNPANLAYIIYTSGSTGKPKGTMIVHQGLVNYLSWCIKAYAVADGVGSPVHSSIGFDATITSLFSPLLVGQRVVFLPEKQEIEALSAVLCSQSNFSLVKITPAHLALLSELLPSKQAAGQTRALIIGGEALSKKSISFWQTHAPETRLINEYGPTETVVGCCIYEVPAQTTLSGSIPIGRPIANTQLYILDQSLQPVPIGVTGELYIGGDGLARGYLNRPELTDQKFIPNPFSNDPAARLYKTGDLARYLPDGNIEFLGRIDNQVKIRGFRIELGEIEAVLMQNRAVQDAVVIDQEYGLNDKRLVAYVVKGQEQVLSISELRRDLKQKLPDHMIPSAFVLLEALPLTPNGKVDRRALPVPDATRAELEEDFVAPRTPVEKVLAEIWAEVLGVERVGIHDKFLELGGHSLLAIRIVSQLRDSLKVELPISTLFASPTVADLAKRIEAGDQEKPFLQAPPIRPVSRNQNLPLSWNQQRLWFLAQLEPNSPVYNEPFTIRLGGAIDVDALSKALNEIIKRHESLRSRFITIDGQPVQVIDPPSSFNLAVVDLRQLPQDQREAEALQLATRESKDLFDLTSGPLLRATLMQLADQDYRLFLTVHHIVIDGVSIYSVFLPELAALYEAFSTGKPSLLAELPIQYVDFTLWQRQWLAVEILESQLDYWKQQLRGDLPVLQLPYDRPRPAVQTFRGARQCLTLSKDLTLALKTLSQQEGVTLFMTLLAAFKTLLYRYTEQEDMVVGTVSAGRNRPEIEGLIGFFLNTLVLRTDMSGSPSFRQLLGRVREITLGAYAHEDVPFEKLIQALKPDRNLSHNPLFQVAFVLEPPMPSLNCGWTMSQLDIQTDTAKLDLTLELDERPEGIIGRFEYNTDLFEASTISRMIEHFQTLLEGIVTDPNKRLWELPLLTVAQQQQLLVEWNNTQTDYPHQACIHQLFEAQVERTPNAVAVVFENEQLTYQQLNYRANQLAHHLQKLGVEPEMLVGICVERSLEMIVGLLGILKAGGAYLPLDPSYPQDRLAFMLEDAQVSVLLTQHSLVEGFSEYKAQRFCLDTDWEIIAQESEEKPISRVTADNLAYTIYTSGSTGKPKGVLVTHQNLVHSTSARLFYYSEPVTSFFLLSSFGFDSSIAGIFWTLCQGGILVLPPAKFQQELLQLTKLIAQHRISHLLSLPSLYNLILEQAEPQQLTCLRTVIVAGEPCSRELVEHHTKLQAHTSLFNEYGPTEGTVWSSVYHCQSSELRTQVPIGRPIANMQIYLLDKYLNPVPIGVSGEIHIGGAGIARGYLNRPELTKDKFIPNPFSNEPGTRLYKTGDLARYLPDGNIEFMSRIDNQVKIRGFRIEVGEVESTLSQYPTVQQCVVTARVDYGSDKRLVAYIVSNQQQKPTTDELRCFLKQKLPDYMVPSAFVFLDTLPLTPNGKIDQRALPAPDGIRQDPAYLVPPSDDLEIQLTKIWENVLGKKPISVKDNFFDVGGHSLLSVRLLTQINKAFGKSLPLAALFQAPTVEQLASILRQEGYSKLGSALAPIQPHGSKPPLFLFQGIGLYHALASHLGLEQPVYGLSIEMMNATDASFNPVELAAHYIKEMRIVQPHGPYFLGGLCFGGMVALEVAQQLHAEGEKVALLALLDTLGLGAYTPKPIHKRALGFLSNLLEFGPAYGLKKVNDLSKKLQRIYYKFFQPNGLRGSDNTGYKTFQEAYGEAQTQYVPQAYSGRITLFVSSMQTTVSDSWYDPKLVEIDSKFGWGVLAVGGLDIYEVPGGHLSMLQEPYVQVLAEKLKACIDRVQADDLAHIPSLCSDPFVCDNEDSTG, from the coding sequence ATGTTGGATGGATTAATTGGTCAGCACGAGGATTTTTGGGTAAAGAAATTGGCGACGTTACAGCCACTTACGATTCCCTATGCAGATCCGATGGTATCACACTTGGAACATAAGCGGTACACAAGTGTAAAGATGTCCATAGCGCATGAGGTCACAACATTTCTGGAGGCTCGCCAGCCCGAATGGAATCAAGGCGACTTCCTGTTTGCTGCTTTTGCTACTTATCTAGCCCGTATTGGAGGAACTGGATGTTTCGATATCGGATTTAGAGATGTCGAGATGCAACGGGAGTTAGTAGGGCTCGAAGGCTTGTTTGCATCAATTGTTCCTTGTCGCGTAGATATAGACGACGAGCAAAGTTTTGAGGAAGTTTTTAAAAGTTTTAGGCCGCAAGTGGAGTTGACCAAACTTCACAAGACTTATGCGCGTGATGTCGTAGCGAGGTATCCGGCTCTTCGTTCATTGCCTGAACTGAGTCGTGAGCCGATGTTTCCGGTGGTCGTAGAACGGGTAGAAAAACTAGACGACAACCAAGCTGGGTTAGGGGATGAGTTGACTCTGGTCATTCCATCAGAGGGGAAAGAATGCTGTTGGCTCTATAACGCCGAGGCATTAGATGGTGACAGCATTGCCAGGATGTTGGATCAGTTTGCTACTTTTTTGCAAGGTATTGTAACTGACCCCGAAAGGCGCGTTGCCGATTTGCCTCTGTTATCTGAGCCGGAGCGTCACAAAATTCTGGTGGAGTGGAATAATACTCAGGCAGATTACCCCAAGGATAAGTGTATCCATCAGTTATTTGAGGCTCAGGTGGAGCGGACACCAGATGCGGTGGCGGTAGTTTATGAAGACAAACAGTTAACCTATCGGGAACTGAATGCAAGAGCGAATCAGCTAGCGCACTACCTGCAAAAACTCGGCGTGGGACCAGAGGTTTTAGTGGGGATTTTTGTCGAGAGATCACTTGAGATGATGGTGGGGCTTCTCGGTATTCTCAAAGCAGGTGGAGCCTATGTGCCTCTAGATCCTGCGTATCCCTTTGAACGTAAGGCGTTCATGCTGTCAGACTCCCAGGTTTCGGTGCTATTGACCCAAGAGAAGTTGCGAACGGGATTGCCTGAGCAGGGTGCGGAGGCGATCTGCTTAGATACAGGCTGGGGGGTAATTTCTCAGGAGAGTGAGGACAATCTCAACAGCGGGGTTAATCCCGCCAACTTGGCTTATATAATTTACACCTCTGGGTCAACCGGCAAACCAAAGGGAACGATGATTGTCCACCAAGGATTGGTCAATTATCTAAGTTGGTGTATAAAAGCTTATGCAGTAGCCGATGGGGTTGGTTCTCCGGTTCATTCTTCGATTGGCTTCGACGCGACCATTACCAGCTTATTCTCTCCCCTATTGGTAGGACAGAGGGTAGTCTTCCTCCCAGAGAAGCAGGAGATAGAGGCTCTTAGTGCCGTCTTGTGTTCTCAAAGTAATTTTAGCCTCGTCAAAATCACTCCAGCCCATCTGGCACTACTCAGTGAGTTATTACCCAGTAAGCAGGCGGCGGGTCAGACAAGAGCCTTAATTATCGGTGGCGAGGCTCTCTCGAAAAAAAGCATTTCATTCTGGCAGACTCACGCACCTGAAACTAGACTAATCAACGAATACGGCCCAACAGAAACGGTTGTCGGATGCTGTATCTATGAGGTTCCGGCTCAGACCACCCTATCAGGTTCGATTCCAATTGGTCGTCCTATTGCCAATACTCAGCTTTATATATTAGATCAATCTCTCCAACCCGTCCCCATCGGAGTCACGGGTGAACTGTACATCGGTGGCGATGGCTTAGCGCGGGGCTATCTCAACCGGCCAGAGTTGACAGATCAGAAGTTCATCCCCAACCCCTTTAGTAACGACCCCGCAGCACGTCTGTACAAAACTGGAGACTTAGCTCGCTATCTACCGGACGGCAACATCGAGTTTCTCGGTCGTATTGATAATCAGGTAAAAATTCGTGGCTTCCGAATCGAACTCGGCGAGATTGAGGCAGTGCTGATGCAAAACCGGGCTGTTCAGGATGCCGTAGTTATAGACCAAGAGTACGGCCTTAATGACAAGCGCCTAGTAGCCTATGTGGTTAAGGGCCAGGAGCAAGTCCTCTCAATCAGTGAACTGCGTCGCGACCTAAAGCAGAAACTGCCCGATCACATGATACCCTCGGCATTTGTGCTGCTGGAAGCACTGCCGCTGACACCGAATGGTAAGGTGGATCGCCGCGCTCTGCCAGTGCCCGACGCCACCAGAGCCGAACTGGAAGAAGATTTTGTGGCTCCTCGTACGCCTGTTGAAAAGGTGCTGGCAGAAATCTGGGCTGAAGTGTTGGGCGTCGAGCGAGTCGGCATCCACGACAAGTTCTTGGAATTGGGCGGACATTCCTTACTCGCTATCAGGATTGTAAGTCAGTTGCGTGACTCCTTAAAGGTGGAGTTACCTATAAGTACCCTGTTTGCATCTCCAACTGTAGCCGATTTAGCCAAGCGCATTGAGGCTGGTGATCAGGAAAAGCCTTTCTTGCAAGCTCCTCCTATCCGACCCGTTTCTAGGAACCAAAACTTGCCTCTCTCGTGGAACCAGCAGAGGCTGTGGTTCCTGGCACAATTAGAACCCAATAGTCCTGTTTATAATGAACCCTTCACCATTCGCTTGGGGGGTGCTATAGACGTAGATGCACTCTCAAAAGCCCTCAACGAAATCATCAAACGTCACGAAAGCCTGCGCTCTCGCTTCATCACAATAGATGGCCAGCCTGTTCAGGTGATAGATCCACCCTCTAGTTTCAACCTAGCAGTAGTGGATCTCCGACAACTACCACAAGACCAACGGGAAGCCGAAGCTTTGCAGTTGGCAACTAGGGAGTCTAAGGATCTGTTTGACCTAACTTCTGGGCCACTGCTGCGAGCTACGTTGATGCAACTGGCAGATCAGGACTACAGATTATTCCTGACTGTTCACCACATCGTCATTGATGGGGTTTCGATCTACAGCGTGTTTCTTCCAGAACTCGCTGCACTCTACGAAGCTTTTTCTACCGGCAAACCCAGCCTACTAGCAGAACTGCCCATACAATACGTTGACTTTACCCTGTGGCAACGACAATGGCTGGCGGTCGAGATTCTGGAAAGTCAATTAGACTACTGGAAACAGCAGCTACGGGGCGACCTGCCTGTACTACAGCTACCTTATGACCGTCCGCGACCCGCCGTTCAGACCTTCCGAGGTGCAAGGCAATGTCTGACATTATCCAAAGACCTAACCTTGGCACTCAAAACTCTTTCGCAACAAGAGGGAGTTACCCTATTTATGACGCTGCTGGCAGCGTTCAAAACCTTGCTCTACCGCTACACGGAGCAGGAAGATATGGTGGTGGGCACGGTCAGCGCAGGTCGCAACAGACCGGAGATTGAAGGGCTAATCGGGTTTTTCCTCAACACCCTAGTGTTGCGTACTGATATGTCGGGTTCCCCTAGTTTTCGACAGCTACTAGGACGAGTGCGGGAAATAACACTAGGAGCTTATGCCCATGAAGACGTGCCTTTTGAGAAGCTAATACAGGCACTCAAACCTGATCGCAATTTAAGCCATAACCCCCTGTTTCAAGTGGCATTTGTTTTGGAACCTCCAATGCCATCTTTGAATTGTGGCTGGACTATGAGCCAGTTAGATATCCAAACCGATACGGCGAAGCTCGATTTGACCCTCGAACTAGACGAAAGACCAGAAGGGATTATTGGCCGCTTTGAATACAACACGGATTTGTTTGAAGCCAGCACTATCTCGCGGATGATCGAGCACTTTCAGACTTTACTAGAAGGGATTGTTACTGACCCCAACAAGCGCCTCTGGGAATTGCCCCTCTTGACGGTAGCCCAACAGCAGCAACTGTTAGTGGAGTGGAATAATACCCAGACAGATTACCCCCATCAAGCCTGTATCCATCAGTTATTTGAAGCCCAAGTAGAGCGAACTCCTAACGCCGTTGCAGTAGTCTTTGAAAACGAGCAATTAACCTACCAGCAGCTTAATTATCGTGCCAATCAACTAGCACACCACCTGCAAAAATTGGGTGTGGAACCAGAAATGCTTGTCGGAATTTGTGTAGAGCGATCACTTGAGATGATCGTAGGACTCCTAGGCATTCTTAAGGCTGGTGGGGCTTATTTGCCGTTAGACCCATCGTATCCCCAGGATCGTCTAGCCTTCATGCTGGAAGATGCCCAGGTGTCGGTGCTATTAACCCAACATTCGCTAGTCGAGGGTTTTTCCGAGTACAAAGCACAGCGTTTCTGCTTGGATACCGACTGGGAAATAATCGCCCAAGAGAGCGAGGAAAAACCCATCAGTAGGGTGACAGCAGATAATCTAGCTTACACAATCTACACATCGGGTTCTACAGGGAAACCCAAAGGAGTGCTAGTAACCCATCAAAACCTAGTCCACTCCACCAGTGCTCGTCTTTTTTATTACAGCGAACCCGTCACCAGTTTCTTCTTACTTTCGTCGTTTGGCTTTGACAGTTCGATTGCAGGCATCTTTTGGACATTGTGCCAGGGAGGCATACTTGTGCTACCCCCAGCAAAGTTCCAACAAGAGCTATTACAGCTTACAAAGTTAATTGCTCAACATCGTATATCGCATTTATTGAGTCTTCCCTCTCTCTATAACCTGATTTTGGAGCAAGCGGAACCACAACAGCTTACTTGTCTTCGTACTGTTATTGTGGCAGGCGAACCGTGTTCGAGAGAGTTGGTGGAACACCATACTAAGCTTCAGGCTCATACATCTTTGTTCAACGAATACGGCCCAACAGAAGGAACGGTATGGAGCAGTGTATATCATTGTCAGTCTTCGGAACTCAGAACACAGGTTCCGATTGGTCGCCCTATTGCCAATATGCAGATATATCTGCTGGATAAATATTTGAATCCTGTTCCCATTGGTGTATCGGGCGAGATTCACATCGGCGGCGCAGGCATCGCCCGAGGCTACCTCAACCGCCCTGAGTTAACCAAAGATAAATTTATCCCCAACCCCTTTAGCAATGAACCGGGGACGCGCCTTTATAAAACTGGGGATCTAGCTCGTTATCTACCCGACGGCAACATTGAGTTTATGTCCCGCATAGATAATCAGGTAAAAATTCGTGGTTTCCGAATCGAAGTAGGGGAGGTTGAGTCAACTCTATCCCAATATCCTACTGTGCAGCAGTGTGTCGTAACAGCAAGGGTTGACTATGGAAGCGACAAACGTTTAGTTGCCTATATTGTTTCAAACCAGCAGCAGAAACCCACTACCGACGAACTACGATGCTTCCTTAAGCAAAAGCTCCCTGACTATATGGTGCCATCAGCGTTCGTTTTCCTAGACACCCTACCCCTCACACCCAACGGGAAAATAGACCAGCGCGCCCTGCCCGCACCCGACGGGATCAGGCAAGATCCAGCGTACCTTGTGCCTCCTAGCGATGATTTAGAAATCCAACTAACAAAAATTTGGGAAAACGTTTTAGGCAAAAAGCCCATTAGTGTGAAGGACAATTTCTTTGATGTGGGAGGGCACTCTTTACTAAGCGTGCGTCTATTGACACAAATCAATAAGGCATTCGGCAAAAGCTTGCCTCTGGCTGCTCTCTTCCAGGCACCCACAGTTGAGCAATTGGCCAGCATTCTCCGCCAGGAAGGATACTCAAAACTTGGGTCTGCTCTGGCACCGATTCAGCCTCACGGTTCCAAGCCACCTCTTTTTCTTTTTCAAGGCATCGGCTTATACCACGCTTTGGCATCTCATCTGGGTTTGGAGCAACCCGTTTATGGGTTATCAATAGAGATGATGAATGCAACAGACGCTTCCTTCAACCCTGTTGAGCTCGCGGCTCATTACATCAAAGAAATGCGAATAGTCCAGCCTCATGGCCCTTATTTTCTAGGCGGTTTATGCTTTGGAGGAATGGTAGCACTCGAAGTAGCTCAACAGCTTCACGCAGAGGGTGAGAAGGTAGCTCTGCTAGCTTTGTTGGATACTCTGGGTTTAGGTGCATACACACCCAAGCCTATCCACAAGCGGGCTTTGGGCTTCTTGAGTAACCTTTTGGAATTCGGCCCTGCCTATGGTCTGAAGAAAGTCAATGATTTGAGCAAAAAACTTCAGAGGATTTACTACAAATTTTTCCAGCCTAACGGTCTTCGTGGGTCGGACAACACTGGATACAAAACTTTTCAGGAGGCATACGGAGAAGCCCAAACCCAATATGTACCGCAAGCCTACTCAGGTCGAATAACGCTCTTTGTATCTAGTATGCAAACTACTGTAAGCGACTCCTGGTACGATCCTAAGTTGGTAGAGATTGATAGTAAATTCGGCTGGGGTGTGTTGGCTGTTGGAGGATTGGATATCTATGAGGTTCCTGGTGGACATCTTAGTATGTTGCAAGAACCCTATGTACAAGTGCTAGCTGAAAAATTGAAAGCTTGTATAGATCGTGTGCAGGCGGATGATTTAGCTCACATTCCATCCCTGTGCTCAGACCCGTTTGTCTGCGATAACGAAGATTCAACGGGGTAG
- a CDS encoding P-II family nitrogen regulator — translation MPPETSPVQPAVLLTIIAETVLKDAIINLFKSNNVSGYTINQVQGEGSHGKRLGDIAGYNTNIEIKTIVSLEVSDSIFWSIKDYQGQHALMAFRQNVEALIN, via the coding sequence ATGCCCCCTGAAACCAGCCCAGTCCAACCCGCAGTCCTACTCACCATTATTGCTGAAACAGTGCTAAAAGATGCGATTATCAATTTGTTTAAAAGCAATAATGTAAGCGGCTACACAATTAATCAAGTGCAGGGCGAAGGTAGTCACGGCAAACGCTTAGGAGATATAGCAGGCTACAACACAAATATTGAAATCAAAACCATTGTGTCACTAGAAGTATCTGATTCTATCTTTTGGTCTATAAAGGACTATCAGGGTCAGCACGCTTTAATGGCCTTCCGACAAAATGTAGAAGCCCTGATTAATTAA